Within the Novosphingobium sp. SL115 genome, the region GGCCTTGTCGACATTCCGCTGGCCGATGGCCTCAGCTCGTCCGTGGCGTTCGGCCTGCACAAGCGCGATGGTTTCCAGAAGCGCGAAGCCTATCCCAATGCTGGTGCCAACGACAGCTATACCTTGTTCCCGGCGTCAGGCTATGAAACCCGCAGCCGTCAGGGTGGTGACAATTCGTGGAACCTGCGCGGCAAGCTGCGCTGGGACAACGGCAGCAATTTCCGCGCCACTGTCAGCGCCGATTACACCAACATCGATCAGGATTCGACCGCCAACACCGTGCTGGCCGTCACCCCCATTCCGGGGCCGTTCGCAGGTGTTGCCGCCAACAACATCCCCGGCACCGCGCTGGATGTGGTGACCGGCAGTTCGGGCTTCCTGTTTGCCGGGCTGTATAACTTCTGCATCGGCGCAACGTCGTCTGAAATTGCCGCGCGCAATGCCACCAACCTGTGCGGCCCGCGTTCCAGCGTGAACGGCTATCTGACGCTGCCGGGCCTTGCCAGCCGCAACGTCGATTCTGATCCGTTCAACAATGTGCTGCCCTACGACAGCCGCTGGGTGAACACGGACAAGGACGTCAGCTATGCCAATGGCAACAACTTCTCGAAGTTGAAGCAGTGGGGCCTTGGCCTGAACCTTGAATTCGACCTGTCGGACAGCGTGACGCTGAAATCGATCACGTCCTATCGCAAGGTCGATTTTGCCGCCGGCGTCGACCTCGACAATTCGCCGCTGCCGATCCTGCAGACCAGTTTCATCGTCGATCAGGACCAGTTCAGCCAGGAAGTCCAGCTTCAGGGTTCGGCTATGGACGGCGCGCTGAACTTCGTGCTCGGCGGCTATGGCTTCAAGGAAAAGGGCGATCTGCGCGACTTCGTGACGTTCTCGGCCGGCCTGTTGCAGGTGGATGGCCCGGGTAAGGTCGATACCGAAGCCTATGCCGGGTTCGGCCAGGTCGACTGGCGCTTGAACGACCTGATCGGCATTTCGGTCGGCGCGCGTTATACCAAGGAAAACAAGCGCTATGACGGCGCGCAGGCAGACATCAACGGTTTCAACTACAAGCTGTTCAACTGCATGGCGCTTGATCCGGCCACCGGCAATCCCAGCGCGGCCTGCGCCACGGCGGTCGGCTTCCCCATCCCGTCACAGCCGTTCCGCTACTACCCCACCTCGCCCAACAAGCAGACGTTTGACGATTTCTCGTACAAGCTGGGCCTGCAACTGCATCCCACCGATGACGTGATGGCCTATGGCTCGTTCTCGCGCGGGTACAAGACCGGTGGCTGGACGACGCGCCTGTCGAACCCGCTGCCTGTCGCGCCGACCTTTGGCGAAGAAGTGGCCGAAACCTTTGAAGTGGGCGTGAAGTCGACCCTGCTCGACAATCACCTGCAACTGAACGCGGCGGCTTTCACCACCAAGTACAAGGGCATCCAGCTCAACTTCCAGCAGGGCGTTTCGCCCACCATTCAGAACGCTGGCGACGCACGGATCAAGGGCTTCGAACTGGAAATGCTGGCCGCCCCGGCTGATGGCTTCACCATCACCGCGTCCGCCGGTTACCTTGATGCCTACTATACCAACGTCCTGGCTCCCGCGCAGGTCGCGGCCAATCCCTTCCAGCTTGGGGTGCAGACCGGTTCTGATCTGCCCAAGGCACCGAACTGGAAGTTCAACGTATCGCCGCGTTACGAAGTGGCGGTGGGTAGCGGCAAGATCGTGATGCTGGCCGACTGGACCCACACCACCGGCATGCGCAACGATACCGAAGGCACGATCCTGCTGCTGCGCCCGACGACCGACATCGTCAATGCCAGCGTGCAGTATCAGGCAGCCGACAACCAGTGGAACCTGACCGTTGGCGGCACCAACATCACCAACGAACGCTATCTGGTGACGGGGCAGGCCCAGATCGCAGGCGGCCAGATCTACGGCACCTACAGCCGTCCGGCCGAATGGTACGTCAGGCTCGGCTTCGAGTTCTGATCTGAAAGGTCGCGCGGGGGAACAGGAGTATCCCCTCTGTGTTGCCCCGCGCGCGCCGATAGTGGAGAATGCGATGCCCGAAGCCGCCCACACCGAATTCTGGAAGGATCTCAAACCAGTAGCCAAGGTGTTCCGCGAAGGCGGGCTGCCCGAAGTCTATCTGCCCAAGATTGCCGAGGGCGACGAACGCTTCTGGGTGCCCATTTCCGAGACGGTGTTTTCCAAGCCCGTGTGGATCAGCCCGGCCAAGAACATGTGGGCCGATGTGCTGATGAGCAAGCAGGCGGGATTGGTGAACCGCCATTATCATCCGCACCCGATTTGGGCCTACACCATCAGCGGCAAGTGGGCCTATCTTGAACATGAATGGACCGCCACGGCGGGCGACTTCGTTTACGAAACGCCGGGCGAGAGCCACACGCTGGTCTGTTACGAACACGAAGATCCGATGAAGGTGTTCTTCGTCGTGTCCGGCCCGCTGATGTGGCTGGACGAAGATGGCAACACCACCGGCCATTACGACGTGTTCGATTACATGCAGGCCGCGCGCGAACACTACGACAAGGTCGGCATCGGTGCCGATTATGTCGACACCCTGATCCGCTGAGAGGACAGAGATAATGAG harbors:
- a CDS encoding TonB-dependent receptor translates to MRLASVSIAALATAIAMPAFAQDAAQAESTGGIQQIIVTAQKRVENVQDVPIAITAFTSAALQERAVGDVSALSGITPNVTLDASTPFSGSSAVLGATIRGIGSSDFAFNIDPAVGVYLDGVYLGRSIGANQDLLDVERIEVLKGPQGTLFGRNTIGGAISIVTHTPGDEFHVKGDITVGRFNRVQARGLVDIPLADGLSSSVAFGLHKRDGFQKREAYPNAGANDSYTLFPASGYETRSRQGGDNSWNLRGKLRWDNGSNFRATVSADYTNIDQDSTANTVLAVTPIPGPFAGVAANNIPGTALDVVTGSSGFLFAGLYNFCIGATSSEIAARNATNLCGPRSSVNGYLTLPGLASRNVDSDPFNNVLPYDSRWVNTDKDVSYANGNNFSKLKQWGLGLNLEFDLSDSVTLKSITSYRKVDFAAGVDLDNSPLPILQTSFIVDQDQFSQEVQLQGSAMDGALNFVLGGYGFKEKGDLRDFVTFSAGLLQVDGPGKVDTEAYAGFGQVDWRLNDLIGISVGARYTKENKRYDGAQADINGFNYKLFNCMALDPATGNPSAACATAVGFPIPSQPFRYYPTSPNKQTFDDFSYKLGLQLHPTDDVMAYGSFSRGYKTGGWTTRLSNPLPVAPTFGEEVAETFEVGVKSTLLDNHLQLNAAAFTTKYKGIQLNFQQGVSPTIQNAGDARIKGFELEMLAAPADGFTITASAGYLDAYYTNVLAPAQVAANPFQLGVQTGSDLPKAPNWKFNVSPRYEVAVGSGKIVMLADWTHTTGMRNDTEGTILLLRPTTDIVNASVQYQAADNQWNLTVGGTNITNERYLVTGQAQIAGGQIYGTYSRPAEWYVRLGFEF
- a CDS encoding 2,4'-dihydroxyacetophenone dioxygenase family protein, yielding MPEAAHTEFWKDLKPVAKVFREGGLPEVYLPKIAEGDERFWVPISETVFSKPVWISPAKNMWADVLMSKQAGLVNRHYHPHPIWAYTISGKWAYLEHEWTATAGDFVYETPGESHTLVCYEHEDPMKVFFVVSGPLMWLDEDGNTTGHYDVFDYMQAAREHYDKVGIGADYVDTLIR